A single region of the Carassius gibelio isolate Cgi1373 ecotype wild population from Czech Republic chromosome A14, carGib1.2-hapl.c, whole genome shotgun sequence genome encodes:
- the LOC128027155 gene encoding phospholipase A and acyltransferase 3-like isoform X2, translating into MAPTKKKPEPGDLIEIFRGLYQHWAIYVGEGYVIHLAPLSEDAQPGPYSMMSVLCEKATVKKEELYEVVGNDKYSINNLLDEKYEPRPVREILRDAHRFLGKELTYCVFRENCEHFVTELRYRKPQSCQVQKAVEIGVGVGLAAAASFGVLAAAAAIFGSEDKQKQ; encoded by the exons ATGGCACCGACAAag AAAAAGCCAGAGCCCGGAGACCTCATCGAAATCTTCAGAGGTTTATACCAGCATTGGGCTATTTATGTTGGTGAAGGTTATGTGATTCACCTGGCACCACTCT CTGAAGATGCTCAACCTGGACCCTACAGTATGATGTCAGTATTATGTGAAAAAGCCACAGTGAAGAAAGAGGAACTTTATGAAGTAGTTGGGAATGATAAATACTCTATCAACAATCTTCTGGATGAAAAATATGAGCCACGTCCTGTTCGAGAGATTCTACGGGATGCACACAGATTTTTAGGAAAAGAACTTACGTATTGTGTCTTTAGAGAGAACTGTGAGCACTTTGTTACGGAGTTGAGATACAGAAAACCACAGTCCTGCCAG GTGCAGAAAGCGGTGGAGATTGGTGTTGGTGTCGGTCTTGCTGCAGCAGCTTCTTTTGGAGTTCTTGCTGCTGCTGCGGCCATATTTGGTTcagaagacaaacagaaacaGTAA
- the LOC128027155 gene encoding phospholipase A and acyltransferase 3-like isoform X1, which produces MAPTKYKKKPEPGDLIEIFRGLYQHWAIYVGEGYVIHLAPLSEDAQPGPYSMMSVLCEKATVKKEELYEVVGNDKYSINNLLDEKYEPRPVREILRDAHRFLGKELTYCVFRENCEHFVTELRYRKPQSCQVQKAVEIGVGVGLAAAASFGVLAAAAAIFGSEDKQKQ; this is translated from the exons ATGGCACCGACAAag TACAAGAAAAAGCCAGAGCCCGGAGACCTCATCGAAATCTTCAGAGGTTTATACCAGCATTGGGCTATTTATGTTGGTGAAGGTTATGTGATTCACCTGGCACCACTCT CTGAAGATGCTCAACCTGGACCCTACAGTATGATGTCAGTATTATGTGAAAAAGCCACAGTGAAGAAAGAGGAACTTTATGAAGTAGTTGGGAATGATAAATACTCTATCAACAATCTTCTGGATGAAAAATATGAGCCACGTCCTGTTCGAGAGATTCTACGGGATGCACACAGATTTTTAGGAAAAGAACTTACGTATTGTGTCTTTAGAGAGAACTGTGAGCACTTTGTTACGGAGTTGAGATACAGAAAACCACAGTCCTGCCAG GTGCAGAAAGCGGTGGAGATTGGTGTTGGTGTCGGTCTTGCTGCAGCAGCTTCTTTTGGAGTTCTTGCTGCTGCTGCGGCCATATTTGGTTcagaagacaaacagaaacaGTAA